One genomic segment of Choristoneura fumiferana chromosome Z, NRCan_CFum_1, whole genome shotgun sequence includes these proteins:
- the parvin gene encoding beta-parvin: MSSPRPKSPRTPVLPKKEDKGESFWDKIGTIGRKKGIKEVQEVQAEGKYAIDSPGSPNAPEIPPEEYSLLDNEERAIIEPRSLEDPRVKELIQVLIEWINDELAMQRIIVKDISEDLYDGQVLQKLLEKLAEKKLDVPEVTQSEEGQRQKLSVVLKEVNKALYGSPKPVQKWSVDSVHSKNIVSILHLLVALARQFRAPVRLPENVRVNVVVVKKDAPNQLSHRTYIEDITTTYDDLGMKGERDAFDALFDHAPDKLQVVKKSLVTFVNKHLNKVNLEVMDLDTQFHDGVHLCLLMGLLEGFFVPLYDFHLTPQDFDQKVHNVAFAFELMQDVGLAKPKARPEDIVNLDLKSTLRVLYNLFTKYKNMA; encoded by the exons ATGTCTTCCCCACGCCCAAAATCACCTCGAACTCCTGTTTTGCCTAAAAAGGAAGACAAGGGCGAGTCATTTTGGGATAAAATAGGAACTATTGGACGCAAAAAGGGGATTAAAGAAG TTCAAGAGGTACAAGCTGAGGGCAAATATGCCATTGATTCACCAGGAAGTCCTAATGCTCCAGAAATTCCGCCAGAGGAATACAGTTTGC TTGACAATGAGGAGAGAGCTATCATTGAGCCCCGCTCGCTAGAAGACCCAAGAGTCAAAGAGCTGATTCAAGTTCTCATTGAGTGGATTAATGATGAGCTTGCCATGCAAAGGATCATTGTAAAGGACATCAGCGAGGACTTGTATGATGGCCAAGTACTTCAAAAGCTACTGGAGAAGCTTGCTGAAAAGAAACTTGATGTGCCCGAGGTTACACAGTCAGAGGAAGGTCAAAGGCAAAAGTTGTCAGTTGTTCTAAAAGAAGTGAATAAg GCACTTTACGGATCACCTAAGCCTGTTCAAAAATGGAGTGTTGATTCAGTCCattcaaaaaatattgtgtCCATTTTGCATTTGCTGGTGGCTTTGGCTCGTCAATTTCGCGCTCCGGTCCGTTTACCTGAAAATGTCCGTGTCAATGTTGTGGTTGTGAAAAAAGATGCGCCAAATCAACTTTCACACAG AACATACATTGAAGACATCACAACTACCTATGATGACCTTGGCATGAAAGGCGAGCGCGATGCATTTGATGCTTTGTTTGACCATGCTCCAGATAAACTTCAGGTTGTGAAAAAG TCTCTtgttacatttgtaaacaagcATTTGAATAAAGTGAATCTCGAAGTAATGGACTTAGACACTCAGTTTCACGATGGCGTCCATCTCTGCTTGTTGATGGGTCTCCTCGAAGGCTTCTTTGTACCTCTTTACGACTTCCACTTGACGCCACAAGACTTCGACCAAAAAGTGCATAATGTTGCATTTGCTTTCGAACTGATGCAGGATGTTGGGCTTGCTAAACCTAAGGCGAGACCTGAAG atatTGTAAACTTAGATCTGAAATCGACTCTCCGCGTGCTCTACAACCTATTTACCAAATACAAAAACATGGCCTGA
- the LOC141435499 gene encoding lipopolysaccharide-induced tumor necrosis factor-alpha factor homolog produces MEKSGNPPPYGWGNGHTLQPPPAAPPSYSQAVGGVGPSSPYTPQYIPVPGPQIVTTVVPVGQQPTHMICPSCHAEIDTATKTKPGLIAYISGAIMCLLGCFCGCCLIPCCLDRCMVVHHKCPNCNAYLGRYQE; encoded by the exons ATGGAAAAAAGTGGTAATCCTCCCCCATATGGATGGGGCAATGGGCATACACTGCAACCCCCTCCGGCGGCTCCGCCTAGCTACTCCCAGGCTGTTGGAGGCGTAGGACCATCCAGCCCCTACACCCCCCAATATATACCTG tacctGGACCGCAGATTGTGACAACAGTGGTACCTGTTGGACAACAGCCTACCCATATGATATGCCCGAGCTGTCACGCTGAAATAGACACAGCTACTAAAACGAAACCAGGCCTCATTGCTTATATATCTGGTGCCATCATGTGTTTGTTAGG atgCTTCTGCGGATGCTGCCTAATCCCTTGTTGCTTAGATAGATGCATGGTTGTACATCACAAATGCCCCAACTGCAATGCCTACCTCGGACGTTATCAAGAATAA